AAATGGTTTGGACAAATAAACAACAGTTTCCACCTTATGAAACTGGGAGCTATTAAATTAAAACCAAATAAGCATCTGCAACATTTGTTATATATATTGTTGACTGAAAAAATATACAGTCCAGTGTACCTTGAAGATCTCCACAGGCGTAAACCAAGAGATATCGTTCTGCTTGTAAATATTATCCAAGTATCTCATATAAGCTTTTCTGCCTGAAATCCGCTACCATTGTAATGCATTAGTATTTAGCACAAAACTAATTACCAGAAATTATCAAAATTCCAGAAGCTGAATATTCACAATTAATTCAAGATTATGAAGGAACAAGATTAGAACCTTCAAGTTGATTGAACTTGATGCTGCTGTGAAGGACTCCAACGGAGCGGGGCCGTTGGGAGAAGTAACCATGTAAGGGATGGTACAAAGCAGAGTGAACGAAATCCCGAACCtgcaaaaattgaagaaaatgaaaagcataAGCATAGGGAATAGGGATGATGAAGAGGATGGAAATCGGTTATTGTTACCAGAATTGGTTTGTCGGCGACAATGTGAGTGGAGAAGAGAGCATGGAGTGGCGGAGTCCACACTTGATTCTGGAATCGCCCAACGGAAATGGGAGGAAGCCGAAGCCTGCGAATCACTATAAACATGGTTTTGGGAAACGATGCTACTCACAAAAGCatcttcttttattcttaaacCCCCTTCAAGGGTTTATagcttttcattctttttttcttttctttttttttcccaattactattctttttaaaattatttctccCTCTGTATAGAAAATGGTTTAATTTATGTACAATGCAGTCATTTATATTATTGCAATTAATTATCTAAAACTATCtttctaaaagaagaaataaaaattcaGTTAAGGGAAAAAAATTACAAGTTGAATGTGTTGTTTGCAACACATATTCAAGAGCTTCTGGATGTGTTTTAATAAACCTTAGATGTAGACAAAATTTAAAGATAATCTATTACAATTCATATTTTATGATGAACGTTGTTACATTAACAATTGAGGAAACACTCGAACTGTTTAAAGCTATACATAAACATAGAATTCACAGGATATAGCTAATTGCTAGTTTGAGGGAATGAAATATAAGTATTCGACTTTAGGAAGATAGTTAATTATTAGGTGATGTGTTGAAagatactttttaaaaaaaaatttggtctcAAATTAAAATAGATCTATTATAGAGGATTATGAATTCTGAAATAGATTAGAGtggatataaaatttttaatagagaAGGAAACTATTTTAATGAGAGTTGAAACTAGttaactaattttataaaattttatggtCGGTCAAATTAACGATGgacttgtttgaaaatttgataaattagACATTTATTCTACTAATTCTTTTGTATAGGTTTTATAAGTGGAATCACTCTTAAATGATATTAATAGCCACAATTTTACTAATTCTATTTGAAACAGATACATTTAGATTCATCTCTACTTATAATATTAATCCTAACTAGCCTTTTTTGGTATTTAGTTTACTTAATAAAGCAAACTATTACATCATCTCCACTCTATGCGGTACTATTTCTCTCCAAATGTTGCcaaaaaaatgttttgattctGTCATTCCTAGTTTTTCTCTCATGGTGGTACTAATCAGTAATTTCACCGAAAAGCACCCATCCTCAGAAAGAGATTAGATAGTATTATCTTCGGTACCTGCATTAAGGATAATATTATGTAAAATAGTGTGTAATTCTTCACAGTATTTACTCCCACTAAAAAAAAACGCCTTCTCCATAAAAGGTTCCAGTTCGAACAGAAACTATCCCAAAAACCACAATTTGAGATCAGTTCGGATTTTTGCAAAGAAATAGAATACAAccttaaaaacttatttttcaaacACCATTCGTCCAACCAGACATCTTCCCAAAATTTTGTCTTGCCTCCATTTTTCACAAACATTCTAAAATCTTTCATTgctatttctttaaaaaaaactaTCTTCATTTATCACTTGTACAATATCTCTTTATGGTCCATTCGATTTTGATAAATCACTTTCTAACACATGATTATTCAGATGTCTCTTATTACAAGAGATAACAATCTTTTTTTTACAGTGATTTATCTTTTTTGCAAACCTCCACCACTATTTGAATAATAATATCACATCCTTACCGGGTGTTAttgtaattttatttcttattttccttCAATTCCTATGAGAAAAATTAGTGCTCTAActatgaaaaagagagagattGTTCATCATTGCTTCTCCTTCCTTCTATGGTGTTGCTGACTTTTCATCTTGAaatggaagagaaagaaaagcagAAGAAATTTCCTGTTTTTGTTAGTAACTTTTTCAAATGAAAAGATTTAGACTATGGATGGTTGTAATTTTAGTTTTGTTCAGAAATCTCATTTTATTATTACTGTaggctcaattgatttacttataatctttttcatatcaatgAATActtgttttttgaaaaaaagactGACTTCTTTTTACACTTTACAAGACATCGTGTCTTGAATAAGCATAAGCATAAGAGAAAATATACAAAAGGAAATGGATTATTGTATGCAAAGAACATAAAGTATGacttttcttatttcaaaaatagaaaaattaaaatagaaatataacacactatgggcttgtttgggtgaacttctaagaaaagatcttttttcgagttatcttcttttaaaagatcttatagagaagtaaaagtaattttatgtttggatatcttatgtaaaaagtctttttatctatcaattatgtttgggtataacaatataaaagtacttttttgtttatttattacatgaaaaacatctttttttaaggaaaaaagatcttttaaaaaaagatgtaaattacagcttctcaaaaaagatctttttttgattttactagtgcttttacttttactactagaaatttgccaaacacgttaaaaaataaaaaaagatcttttttcattgaaaaaagatctttttataacaaaataatggcgcccaaacatgcactatATCTATCTTTCTATCATGTCTACTTTTATTTGGGTTTACACATAGCTGACTCTTACATAAGAGAAACACAATAACTTCAAATACAAacacaaaaatagaaataatCTAAGATTACACACATGAAAAGATCAACATATAGACTTTTGACTTAAAAGATCTTTTTCAGCAACCTATAAACATCTACCGCAAAAGCATTTCCCAGTGCTAACCCAGCAACAAGGCCACCCCCATATCCAATTAtaattaccatccaatacaattcAAAGAAAGATCCCGACTCAGAATCTTGATCGCCATCAGGTTTTTGCAATGGAAGCTTAGGATGATCTTCACATTTCTTCAACAACCGAATCCCGCACAAATATTTGTTTCCCTTAAATGAAttctcatcaaatgttgaaagtTGGCCATTTTTTGGGATTGGACCTGAGAGATTGTTGAAAAACACATTGAGGAAATCCAAGAAGGTTAGCCCTGTGAGTTATTGAGGAATATTCCCTGACAAGTTATTGAGAGAAAGGTCGAGAACTTCAAGATTTGAAAGCTTTCCGAAGGAAGATGGGATGCTGCCACTAAACATGTTATTGGATAAGTTGAGCACAACAAGACCATTCAAACTTCCCATGGTGTCTGGAATCTCACCATAAATTTTGTTACATGAAAGATCAATGGCTACCATGTGATGAAGGTATTGACCCCCAAGATaatccatgacaactcctttgttGGACATTGAAAATGAAACCACATCAATATCTAGAAACACATTCTCACTGTAATAAATCTCGTCCTTGAAATCCAGTTGTCTTTTGTTGGATATGATCATCGATTTGAAGCACATGATTATTTCTGATGTTAATTTTGTTGAGAAACCATTTTGAGAAAGATCAATGATTCGAAGCTGGGGAAATGTGTATTTCAATGGACACATTATAGCTCCGTGAAATTGATTATCACTTAAAAAAACAACCTTTAACTTAGGAAGAGATCCTAACCAGAAAGGAAATGAGTCATTGAAATGGTTATGTCTCACATCTAGAAACTCAAGCATTCTGCAATTGACAAgtgttcttggtaattgaccGTACAACTTGTTAGAACTAAAATCAATAAACTGAAGGGCATTTCCTTTCACATAAGTTTGAGGAATATTGCCGATTAATTTGTTTGCTGCGAGATCCAAAACTTGAAGGGATCGGCTAAACGTTCCCAAACATGATGGAATCATGCCAACTAAGTTGTTGGAAGATAAATCAAGTACCACAAGTGACTGCAGGTTGCATATGGAGGGGGATATTTCTCCTATCAATAGGCTGTTGGAAATAACCAAAGTCTGAAGAGTTGTTTTGTTCCATAACCAACTCGGTATAGTCTTTATGGTGTTGTTTGATAGGTAAAGATCAGTCAACTCCTGCAAGTGTTGTGTAAAATTGGGAAAATGAACTAAGTTGCATGAACCTAAAATCAAAgtttgaatttgagaaggaaatgTTACGTTGGAACTGTTCTTCCCTTCAAGAAAATACAATTTGTTGCCTCCGCCTAAACCAAGAGAAGTAAGCTTTTGGAGCTTTGAAAGCATGTCAAGCTCGATCTGTCCTTCCAATGTATTATGAGATAGATCGAGAACTGTAAGATTTTCTAAcctgaagaagaaatatggaattTCACCTTGAAGATTATTTCGAGAAAGATCCAAGGAACTTAAAGTGGTTAGATTCATTATCCAAGTTGGAACTTCCCCAGCTAAATTGCACCCACTCAATCCTAATGATTGAATTGGAGGAAGGATTGTCACATTGACATTCCTATTTTGTGAGAACAAAGTCAATTTGTTGACAGACAAGCCAAGAGCATTAAGCATCTTTAGCTTCAAAAACATGTCAAGTGCTAGTTGTCCTTCAAAGAAATTATACGACAGAGACAATTGTTCAAGATTTTCGAGTCTGAAAAGAGACTGCGGGATTTCACCATGAAAGCTATTATCTCCAAGAGCCAATAAAGCTAAATTGGTCAGGTTTCCAATGGATGCAGGTAATGCACCCTGCAGATTTTGGTTTTCCGCAAAATTCAAAGAAGTTAAGTTTGGGAGATAGAATATTCCAACTGGAAACTCACCATATAGTTCACAGTTTCGAAAAGAGAGTTTTTGCAGAGATGTAAGGTTTGTGAGAGTATGAGGTAAAGATGATGAAATGGTGACAAAATTAAGGCGAAGTTGTTCAAGTCTTGTTGAGTTTTGAATTAAGCTTTGCAGAGTGGATTCTTTAAGTTGTAAACGGTTTATTAATGGAAAATCAAATTGTGGATCAATATAGCTGCAAAGATCAAGGGACAACAAGTTGGACAAATGGGAAATTTGAGTTGGGACTTCACCTGACAATGTGGTTTCACCAAATTGAGAAAGATTCAAATGCTTCAGTTGTGACAAGTCACCCATCCTTGCTGGAATTTGCGAGTGATTGAAGTCATTGTCTGAAAGATCAAGGCGTTGAAGATGCACAAGTGAGAAAAGGGTGCTATTGGCATCCATGGAACCATAGAGCAGGCTGCTACTAAGATCAATGGAAATGACATGACCTGTGAGCTCATCGCATTCAATGCCATCCCAGGAGCAGCAATCTGTGGTTGGAATCCAGGAACAAGTTTTAGGATAACTGAAAGTATTGTAAGATGCAGACTTACTTATGATGAAGCTTTGTTTAAAGCTCAGCAAGGCATTGTTCTCATGTTGATGGCACCCATGATGATGAGTACTAGTTGAATCATTCAAAGTTAAACAGTTTGTAAACAGGGAGGatgagaagaggagaagaaactGTGTGGACAAAGCAACAGAATGCAACAATCCCATCATTGTCATTTTTATCGAAATAGGTTTCAATGGATGAAATGTTTGGACACTCTAATCGGTTTTTATAGTGAAGCATTTATGGTGATACTATAAAAACCTTGTCCCTAGTTATCGAAGTAGGTTTCAATGCTTCATTAAATACCTTGGACAAACTGAACTAACTTGTCCCTTGTTACAACTTGATAGTGAAGTTCTTTGATAGTATATTTTTGTCACTACTATTTGACTTTGTTACATGAAGCTTCATGACTTCTCTACTCATATATAGTCATCACTCGCAGGTACCTTTCAAACCTCAATTATCTTTCACTTCATTTAATTACCTCCACAAACTTCCTTAGCTTGTTTTCGGTGTTCTAAGTGATGATAAATCATACTCACCTCACGAGATTGTGATGTTGGTCGCCGTTCATTTTGGGGACACGGCATCTGCAGACCCTTTCAAAGTTCAAAGTACATGCATGAAGGCTGAGAGCCTGAGACATTCATGTCATTTTCCCATACTTAGCTTACGTTGGATTCCTTCTAAAATAATGGTGCTATTTCAATGTAATTGCTGCATTAAACCTCTGTGCTTTCATTGGTTATCCTCCACAAATTTAACTCTCTTTCTCACACTGGAGGTTTTGGATATTTGTCTCTAATATTTGAGTTTGCTAACTTGCATTCTATCGTTATACTTAATCTTCTCTCTTTAATCTGTTTAGTATCATTGACTCCATAAAGTAAACTTACTTTGGCTTATAATATTGGGAGAgagtttacattttttttttgctttaattttaatattatcaaaaGGAAATAACTATTTTTAGAATAACAAAATAGGTCTTTAACAAATTTTGTAGTAAACTTACacgttcttttgaaaaaaaaatatcaaataaattcttcaagaattgaaaCACCAGATTTATAAGCCAGTGAAAATATTATACTAAACACGCTTATCATTTGTCAGAGACAAATAAAGTCCACTGTTACAATTCTTAAAGAGATTTGGTACAAGTCTAATTCTGAAACTTTTTTGATACTTTTTATTTCTTAAAGACCTTCAATCCAattgcaaaatttttcaaaagtatttGTTTTATCACTTTTTTATTAAGTACACATGAGTGAAAAGTTACTTCTAAAATCAACATGTTATGATATATATTATTGCAGAagactttatatatttttctgtACACTTAATTTACAACCATAAACCGTTAATCAGTGAAGTTAGCAagtgatgatttgaaaaaaattaaattaaaatttgtttataaaattttaattagaacTTAATCACCAAAACTTATGTTATCCTCCTTGACTTGCTAATTTAATAGACACTAGAATGAGACCCGCGTATGTGCAGGACGAGACGGTAAATtaataatagtatataataaatattaaatattattatattttgtagaattaaattaaatgtgtAAACTAAGTTAAATTTGAaaggtattttatttaaaataatttatagtataaaaaaatttggatgtTAGAATTGTACAAagtgatatttttatttagtGATTTAATTTTTGCATTGTTTTAGTTGATGGACTTAGTCTTTTTATATGACGCTCGTCCTTTTTTTTATTGGTTGTTGTTAAAGTTGTTGCTTTCTTTTTTATCATAGGTTCTTTGAAAAATATGTGCTTTATAAGTTGTTGAGTTGTATGCATTTTTGATTATGTTATTTGTTCCATCTTTGCATGTTGTAATGGGTGTTGAGGTTTTTGTTAGAACAAATATCTTGATAACAGTgtattgttgataatatttttttagattaaaacaattTACTTTGACTTTAAATATAAGTATAAGGTTGCACAAATttttcaattggggtggtgcTTCAATGTCATTACTTTTTTGAAATGTCATTAGATTTGAAACAGTTGTGCCTAACAATTTTTTTCTTCGCCATCAAATAGTATAAAAATTGTTGTATATCAAACTATATAACAATATTCTTCCAAAATAACATCAAGGAGATTgagaattattatttaaaaaatttgagtgaTATATAAAGTATTAGTATACCAAAAATGTCGAGTAAAAataatctatctatctattcttaatatataaaagtaggtacATAGGTTTATCCTACATTACTTTTAagttatttctcttcttctattaacgtcaagtcaacaccaacacttacttggcaaaattttagaattcaccactcaaatcttgccaaatcaatttttattttcacataaaaaaatacaaaaaataactaaaaaacacaataaaaatcaacaaatcaactttttccaaatcaatccttatttctaaaacaacaaaaatataaattaacattTACCCCAATAAAAAGCTCTCAAAACCAAAGAGCTTATTACCTTTCTCAAACCCTCACCCTCTTAGCACATCTCCGTACCAAGATCCTATTTCCTCCATCCTCTTCCGGTCCCATCCTATTTCCTCTATCCTCTTCCGCTCAATGAGCCATTGTTTTTTCCTCAAAACAAATTGTATATCGCGATGTCCATCTCCGATGGAGCCGCATTGCATAAATTGTAGAAACCAGGGCAAACTCCATTCCTCCTCTTGCGGTTTCCCTATCAGAGCTCAATTCTCAATTCTGAGTCTTAGACCAACGTCACCATTCAGCTAGAAAATTTGTCCCAGGTATCTTCCTAAAGATTTTTAACTTTGTCGTTTACTCTTCTCATTgttcaatatcattttcaatagccctatttatttgttataaataataacattttaattatGAACTCATTGCAAGTAGCACAAGTTTATGTATTCCACTTTTGTAAACGGTTCTATCCAACAGTCACAACCAAAATTAATGTGCATTTAAAATTATTGCTCCATATATACTATCAATTGCAatatttcatcatcaaattataaattattattttacatgTAGAGTACTTCTTCCACAATTTACATTTACGTGTTCctcttttttaaattgttattccACATGTGTAGTGCTTCCACAATTTACTTAGAATGGATTATCATTCTTTGACCATGTCTTATTCTCTTTGTTGTAGAAGAATTTGCAGTGGTAATAAGAGACCGGAAGAGGTAATACCCAATTGCTTGATGCAAATCAATCaatcactatttagtaaaatcttttaaaaaaattaaaacaaaaaactcttatctattattattcaattgaaacatcaagtactgattaaatgcaataaacatacattaaaagtgtcataataataataattataaaaaatttcagttacaaatatttaaattctacaacttatacatattaaaattcttactattcttcattttttaatctcttatactaattgtcaaaaattccttaaatttaatataacatttttatatgtttttcattctcattcatttatttttttcattatttacaaacaaaaaactGCAAGAAAAGACAAAGTATAACcattaatgcaaatcgaaaaaaaagaaaagaaaatacagttttgtataactctaatataaataacttatgttttttttaaaagtaaataaattcaaaatctatataacatttattaaaatatactatataatataaataatctacCTCTCTGCGCATTGTGCGAGTTTCACTCTTGTAAAATCCCTACAATACCCCttgttcctcttctttttcaaaccAAACCCTAACCCTCTTTTAACACACTCACTCACCTCTCACTACCGCACACACTCTCACTCCCGTCACACCCTCTTCTTCACAGCACACACACCCAGACCCTGacggaaaaaaagaaagagagaatagGGGAGACCGCGAGAAGAAAACGGAGGAGGAAGGCGGGAGCTGTCCACGCCGAGCCACCATGCGAGGAGAGAGAGAGTCGCACCTCATCACCGCGAGCCTGGAGCACGCCGTTCGTGTCCCGTCGCGTTGCCACCAGCCGCGTTCAGCTCACTGCAGTTGCGTCGCCATCAGAGGCCAGAACCAAGAGAGGTGCGTCCGAGAGGGGGGACGAGTGCGAGAGAGGAGACGCGGAAGAAGGACTGCCGCAGTTCTGCCTCGCCGTCGTCGAACTGCTACAGCCGCCGCGCCTTGTCTCCATCGCCGCTAAGCTTCAACCGCCGCCATCTCTGTTGGGGGTCACCGTCATTGCTGAATGAAGAGGGAGAGTTTGAGTCGGCCAATGAAGGGAGGAAGAAAGAGTCGCGATGGAGGAGCCGTTCACCATCGTCGCGTCTGTTGTTGCCATCAGCGGAGCTCGTCGTCAGGGGAGCATCACCGACGTCACTACTAATGAACCGTCTCCGTCCCTGTTGTGATCTTGCTCAGCCCCACACCCCCTTCATTCTTGTCTCTAAATCAGCACAATTTTTCCTGTTCTGACTCCATTTATAAAACTGTAACGCTTCCACCTTTACTCtgctatattttcttcttttcttacaTGCTCTGATTTTAATTGCGATAATATATCTCTGTTTTAGTATTATCGCCCTACTTTTGTTGCGTTTCTGGTGGAAATTATCTTGAGTACTGGTATTAGTGCTATCATGGAACGGTTGGAGCTGTTGATGTTATGATTACATCTGCGATGTAGCCGTGAAAGTTGCTGCCACCGTCTCGATCCAAATTCAGCGctcattcattttattttacttcaatCCTCCTCATCTTGGATTCTGGCACTCCGGGTTCGATATCTTCGGTCCCTTAGGACCatgttgtgagtaggctttacatttataatggttacgtctataattattttgatatacggAACTTTGAACTTAGTTATACTcacaaaaattattatcaaatgattttaaattgattttactAATTGATTTATTAGAACTAAATATTTATCCTTATGAAGCTCATTTTAATATGCATATGAGACCATATATTTTTATGAGACTATATGTATGTTTGAAAATAAAAGTTTATATTATCTTAAAGCATTTGGTTTTAATTGAATATGTATTTTTGAAGTATTAAAATTTGGTTGGTACTCACTTATTTTGGAATTGTGAAACATGTTTGAAATGCCttaagattgagaaaatatgattgaatatgattcagatgagaaagtattatttgatttgatttgattcgataccttatatatttaAAAGGTAAAAtatttgttgtatttgaaattatatgttttgaattggtttgggaggctcgtattagaaaaccgtagttaacggtggttatgacgttaacctagatgcatctgacTCAGACCTCAGTTAATAGGGGCGTTGCTAGCcggcgttgctagcctaacgtgtaggccacacgttggatctgttattccgtatggacaca
The sequence above is drawn from the Arachis hypogaea cultivar Tifrunner chromosome 4, arahy.Tifrunner.gnm2.J5K5, whole genome shotgun sequence genome and encodes:
- the LOC112794629 gene encoding receptor-like protein 7; its protein translation is MTMMGLLHSVALSTQFLLLFSSSLFTNCLTLNDSTSTHHHGCHQHENNALLSFKQSFIISKSASYNTFSYPKTCSWIPTTDCCSWDGIECDELTGHVISIDLSSSLLYGSMDANSTLFSLVHLQRLDLSDNDFNHSQIPARMGDLSQLKHLNLSQFGETTLSGEVPTQISHLSNLLSLDLCSYIDPQFDFPLINRLQLKESTLQSLIQNSTRLEQLRLNFVTISSSLPHTLTNLTSLQKLSFRNCELYGEFPVGIFYLPNLTSLNFAENQNLQGALPASIGNLTNLALLALGDNSFHGEIPQSLFRLENLEQLSLSYNFFEGQLALDMFLKLKMLNALGLSVNKLTLFSQNRNVNVTILPPIQSLGLSGCNLAGEVPTWIMNLTTLSSLDLSRNNLQGEIPYFFFRLENLTVLDLSHNTLEGQIELDMLSKLQKLTSLGLGGGNKLYFLEGKNSSNVTFPSQIQTLILGSCNLVHFPNFTQHLQELTDLYLSNNTIKTIPSWLWNKTTLQTLVISNSLLIGEISPSICNLQSLVVLDLSSNNLVGMIPSCLGTFSRSLQVLDLAANKLIGNIPQTYVKGNALQFIDFSSNKLYGQLPRTLVNCRMLEFLDVRHNHFNDSFPFWLGSLPKLKVVFLSDNQFHGAIMCPLKYTFPQLRIIDLSQNGFSTKLTSEIIMCFKSMIISNKRQLDFKDEIYYSENVFLDIDVVSFSMSNKGVVMDYLGGQYLHHMVAIDLSCNKIYGEIPDTMGSLNGLVVLNLSNNMFSGSIPSSFGKLSNLEVLDLSLNNLSGNIPQ